One window of Agromyces rhizosphaerae genomic DNA carries:
- the ilvD gene encoding dihydroxy-acid dehydratase, whose protein sequence is MPHDPKPRSRVVTDGIEATTSRGMLRAVGMGDADWDKPQVGIASSWNEITPCNLSLGRLAQAAKEGVHAGGGYPLQFGTVSVSDGISMGHEGMHFSLVSREVIADSVEVVMQAERLDGSVLLAGCDKSIPGMLMAAARLDLASVFLYAGSIAPGWVRLSDGTEKDITIIDSFEAVGAVKAGKMSEADAKRIECAFAPGEGACGGMYTANTMASVAEALGLSLPGSASPPSADRRRDYFAHRSGEAVVEMLKQGITARQILTKEAFENAIAVGMALGGSTNIVLHLLAIAREADVELTLADFNRIGSKVPHIGDLKPFGKYVMNDVDRRGGLPVLMKALLDAGLMHGDALTVTGKTLAENLAEMDIEPLDGEVLRSLDDPIHETGGLTILHGSMAPDGAVVKTAGFDAATFEGPARVFERERAAMDALTEGQISAGDVVVIRYEGPKGGPGMREMLAITAAIKGAGLGKDVLLLTDGRFSGGTTGLCIGHVAPEAVDAGPIAFVRDGDLIRVDIAARSIDLLVDDAELAARRDGWAPLPPRYTRGVLAKYSKLVRSASEGATTG, encoded by the coding sequence ATGCCTCACGATCCGAAGCCGCGTAGTCGCGTCGTCACCGACGGTATCGAAGCCACGACCTCCCGGGGCATGCTCCGCGCGGTCGGCATGGGGGACGCCGACTGGGACAAGCCGCAGGTCGGCATCGCCAGCTCGTGGAACGAGATCACGCCCTGCAACCTCTCGCTCGGCCGCCTCGCGCAGGCCGCGAAGGAGGGCGTGCACGCCGGCGGCGGCTACCCGCTGCAGTTCGGCACCGTGTCCGTCTCCGACGGCATCTCGATGGGCCACGAGGGCATGCACTTCTCGCTCGTCTCGCGCGAGGTCATCGCCGACTCTGTCGAGGTCGTCATGCAGGCCGAGCGCCTCGACGGCTCGGTGCTGCTCGCCGGCTGCGACAAGTCGATCCCGGGCATGCTCATGGCCGCGGCGCGCCTCGACCTGGCATCCGTGTTCCTCTACGCCGGTTCGATCGCGCCCGGCTGGGTGCGCCTGTCGGACGGCACCGAGAAGGACATCACGATCATCGACTCGTTCGAGGCCGTCGGCGCCGTCAAGGCGGGCAAGATGAGCGAGGCCGACGCCAAGCGCATCGAGTGCGCCTTCGCGCCCGGCGAGGGCGCCTGCGGCGGCATGTACACCGCGAACACCATGGCCTCCGTGGCCGAGGCGCTCGGGCTGAGCCTCCCCGGCTCCGCGTCGCCGCCCTCGGCCGACCGGCGCCGCGACTACTTCGCCCACCGCTCGGGCGAGGCCGTCGTCGAGATGCTGAAGCAGGGCATCACCGCGCGGCAGATCCTCACCAAGGAGGCGTTCGAGAACGCCATCGCGGTGGGCATGGCGCTCGGCGGCTCGACCAACATCGTGCTCCACCTGCTCGCGATCGCCCGCGAGGCCGACGTCGAGCTCACGCTCGCCGACTTCAACCGCATCGGGTCGAAGGTGCCGCACATCGGCGACCTGAAGCCGTTCGGCAAGTACGTGATGAACGACGTGGACCGCCGTGGCGGCCTGCCCGTGCTCATGAAGGCGCTGCTCGACGCCGGGCTCATGCACGGCGACGCGCTCACGGTCACCGGCAAGACGCTCGCCGAGAACCTCGCCGAGATGGACATCGAGCCGCTCGACGGCGAGGTGCTCCGCTCGCTCGACGACCCGATCCACGAGACCGGCGGGCTGACGATCCTGCACGGCTCGATGGCGCCCGACGGTGCGGTCGTGAAGACGGCCGGCTTCGACGCGGCGACGTTCGAGGGGCCCGCCCGCGTGTTCGAGCGCGAGCGCGCCGCGATGGACGCGCTCACCGAGGGGCAGATCTCGGCCGGCGACGTCGTGGTCATCCGCTACGAGGGCCCGAAGGGCGGCCCCGGCATGCGCGAGATGCTCGCGATCACCGCCGCCATCAAGGGCGCCGGGCTCGGAAAAGATGTACTACTCTTGACGGACGGCAGATTCTCAGGCGGCACAACCGGCCTGTGCATCGGCCACGTAGCACCCGAAGCGGTCGACGCAGGTCCGATCGCCTTCGTGCGCGATGGTGATCTGATACGGGTCGATATCGCAGCTCGCAGCATCGACCTACTGGTCGACGACGCAGAGCTGGCAGCCCGCCGCGACGGCTGGGCACCGCTTCCCCCGCGCTATACCCGTGGCGTCCTCGCGAAGTACTCCAAGCTCGTGCGCTCCGCCTCCGAAGGCGCGACCACGGGCTGA